The Anopheles maculipalpis chromosome 3RL, idAnoMacuDA_375_x, whole genome shotgun sequence genomic sequence CTATTACATTGGTTGAGCAAATTGTTAATGCAGATTGCAGTTTCGAACCTTCACATCCTTCCACCAATTATCTGGATAGTGGTACTTTTGCAGCTCGATACCACCCATCGGTACGGTGTAGTGGTACCGTCCGAGTGGTCGTTTCGGTAGCGTACCCTGTAGCAGATTGATGGGAAAACACTCCAACGACGGTGTCCAGTCACAGTGCGGTGGTAAGAGGCGCCGCTTCCAGCCGATCCGCTTGTACATTCCTTGCTGTGAAGTGGTAgggttcatttttttaaataactttttgtataaaatgtaATTGTATTTATCCATATCTTACCGTTTCATCTAGCTGAAATACAACCAGCTCCACGTACGGCGTCGCATGCCGTACAACTGTGGGCTCTTTGGCGAATATCCTGTAGATGCCCTCCGAGTGAAGATAGTGGATCTGTAGCTCGCTGCTGTAGAAGTTACGTATGAAGCGTGCCTCCTCGTGACGCATCAGCTCATCGTTTAGCACACAGAATTCGGCCTTCTCTCTCCAGGGTAGCATCTTGGTCATTCGTATCTGTCCCCAGAGTGTACCGTAGCAGAGGAAGTGCGTGAGACCGTGCTGTACCAGCAGCCGGTGTACTCTGGAAGAAAGAAACCCCGAGGACACTACTTAATGAAAACGGTCGCCTTGCGTCTTGGACCTATATAGCTGTACAACCTTTCGAACAGATGTTCCAGCTCTTGCCGGTATAGTTCGGTCATGTTGCAGGTATGCTGAAAGTGATGACTTTCGGTATCCGCCCGACCGAACAGGATCTGACACCAGCGTATCGCTGTGTAGATTATGGTTGCCACACAAACCATCACCACGAGACGGTACAGTGAGAACCGTAGCATGACTTTGGTCCCCCCTTGGCCCTTTGCACCTAATTTACGGAAGACGCCAGCACCTAAATGGCACGGTATGGGTTATCACAGAGTTTGGTCACTAACGCTATCACAGTGGGGTTCAGAGCCAGTGTTTGTCATCATTAAGCTAGCTGCCACGGTGATGCAGGCGAGAATTGGTACACTCGTATGTGTAAAGTGAGCCGGATACTGACAGGTATGTGAATTTTCTCAACAGCTGACACCAAACGCTTGCTGCCAAGCTGCTAGTGTGGTCGCGGATCATGCGCGTTGTCCTTGTTTATctggcaaacaacaaaaacaaacggctAACGGTGGCGAGTTTTACACTAATGCGGATAGAAGGTGCTAATTTGTTTGAAACTGGAGGCGCCTACAAATTAGTGATAtaacgaaagaagaaaagccgaaaggttttatttaaatttgtttattttctgtcgtttttttggtttcttcctttcctCGTTTAAAGTTATGACGAAACGATACATATGTCACCTTGTGCTCTAAAcgccttttccttttttcttctacattttctcctttatgtttctctccttctctccatctctcttcttgctcgtttttgtttgtgtgtgtgtgtttgttgtgttgaagtgttctgttttgtgcgtatatttttttgttttaatgtttgctaattttttttttcgttacgtTTAACTTACTTTCTTGCATCGCTACCGTACGTTGCAATATTAAAATGTCCTACCATAATACAcaaaatgggtttttttgttgttgtaaacagaaaaacaattgcatttgttttgtttttgtttgtccgtttgtttgtttgctaattcaaaaacaaatacactggaacaataaatatgttttcgttttcttttttgtgctatatttttgttttgttttttttctgctttctcCTTTTGCAGCAGCTATTTTTATGTCTGTATAACTTTTCTTCCTTGGTTCACTTGTTtagttttctctttctctttcttttgctttctttcttttgcgtttTATGTTCTTTCGTTCACAGTTACACATTTTGTTCTTCAATCTctgatgctgttttttttttgtgagagtGATAGTGTTTAAGGatgttttcttaattttcacCTCTTTTCACCTCCGAACGCTGATTTTTGTTGGACTTTGCTTGTATCgtgtttagtttgtttttcagCTATTATAATTACTAACCGCTTATGCTTACCGGGATTggtatttttccttcacttttaGCTTTCTACTTATCCGGGCTACCCTTAACCTTCGCTTCTGTACTGTACTGTACTTTACGTGGAGCTGTACGTGGAGACGTAATGGTGGCGTGTATGAAAAAAGGGGCTTGTTTCTCTGTCGCTTCTCTGACACTGGCTTTCGTTCGTtagtagttttattttaatataaatatacTTTTAACTAGTGGCATTCTGATGGCTATGGCCCGGTTTGGATAAAAGTTTtataacccttttttttttgttgctttgttgtaACACACGGTGATGGACCGACGGAAAATACCAGCTTAAGgcttatgttttgtttttgtatgctttactatgtttgtgtggatgtgtgttgtgtttgatttgaCGCATtacaatgttttgctttcgtttaattattttcactaCGTAAACGTAACACGTTGAGTGTTGTTGAGGGGATGGGAAACTtggcgtgtgtctgtgtgtgttttttttagtaagAGTTTGTAATAAAAACTGGATTATGTGTATGTAATTTGATTTATCTGTtctttgcttgttgtttgttgtttttcgtctaTGCTGGTTATAATCTTCGCGTAAAAACTGTCGCGTCCCTACTACTCATTGAGCGTAACGTTTAATAAGAAAGGTAGCTACTAGCCGCCGTGTGGCCATTTTCATCTATAATCCTCCCTTATTTCGGTTTGACTTGGTTTAATCGTTTGAGCGTTTCTCGTGCCTCGTGCGTGACCTTCACGAACTGTGGCTACTGCTGATGGCTTTGCGTGTTATATGATGGAACCCGTGTGCGATCTACTTGCATCGAAAAGTATATCTATTTACACACACAGTTACATTAACgttgtgtgcagtgtgtggattaatggtttttgttttatgctcaTTGAAcggattttttctttactatACTTAGAACTGGCCTGGTTTTGGGGGGGAACCCAATATACCAGAGTACCTTTTAATGGCTTTTGCTATGCTCCagacgaaaccaaaaaaaaagaaacttctgGCCAAcctaaaatatttacaacacTAATACTCGAACGCTGTTAGCGGCCTATTGTGTGTGGTAAGGGTTAAAGTAAATCCGTTTCATCGTGTTTTTGTGCAACTATCGATTTACCTCCTTCATTTCTGACTGATCTTTCGCACTAAATCATGTTCCACATGTATTTCACAGCACTGCGCAAACAGAATCAATGCtgaatttgtttggtttggttttgttttgtttcgtaacaCTGTGTactgtgttgttttgcttttgtaagATACTACATTCCTatataaaaaatttatatttatttagaatttttcttgtgtttttttcccccatttcatttctgttttgcatttttctcatatgtatatataattttcctttttatatatatttgcttgtatatatataataatattattttcgcgtacagttttgtgtttttcctcatacttttttgctctgtttgttttgttatatgtatataattattcttctttgaattgttttgaatgttgtttgttgctgtttttcttttttacttttgttttggttattCGTGTTACGACAACACGACTCCTTCGGAACCATCTCAGTGCTACTcagtgtttgctgtttgtttaggggtttgcctttttttgcttctatgGTTTAGCATTCTTCTACTACGCAGTTTTcgcttttaattttccaccttccctttcttttcgtgtttgttttttgtttttttttactagttttttttctaatattaTGAGTACAGTGAGTATTTAACACATACTTACacattgtttgcttttattcaGTTGTATTTTTCGTCACTACAATTTATTCtgtatgtatgcgtgttttttcgtgttcgttttggtttgttttgggtttcCTCTCAGTTTTACTTCTAATATAACATTCAACTAATGCTTTTGCTATCGCTGCTGCTTTCCCTTCATTTTACAAGTCTCTGAGAtatctgtttgttttggtaGGAATGGGGGCTTTCCCCAGTATCTCTTACCTACAACACAGACCAATCACAATGTgggtttttatgtgtgtgtgttatcttGCTTTTGATTTGTAGCCTTTCTGATTCTACTTCGGCTATTTGCTTGAATTTTTGTATGGagagtttgcatttttttggaTATTGAGAGAGGGCAGATAATAAATTTTCCTAAATGAGGAAGAGAAAGGATGGAATAGGAAAGAGGCGACtgttgaaacgaaaaaagaaaacgcaagGAGAAAtagtttgaaacaaaaagacaCTATTTGTCTAAGCGTAAGTTACATGCtttgtttccatttgcttCCCTCACTTGCTCGGTAGATATTTAAAGATTATAATTTTCGGAAGAACGAAAGTCTATTCTAAGCAAAGCGCCATTGGCCTTTGGAAATATTGCCACTTCAGGTATGTAGTGTCCATTGTGTGTTACTCTGTTACGGTAAAATGGTGGCCAAACGGGTCATTGCGCTTAGTAGTTGACTTCCTCTAGTAGTATCGGTATTGTAAGGTATCAAGTAGTGTTGGTAGagtagtattagtagtagtTGATGTTCTTTTAGTACTGCACGTGTTCACTATTTGCCGTAGTTTGGAGTTTTGGGGATGGTCCAGTTTCGGTGCTTTTTTTGCCCTCTCTTATCACGCTCCTAACACTTTGCTTGTCtgtttgctgtgctgtgctgtttggtttggttttgatcCATTTTTTCCCGCAAAAGAAACGAACACTATCAAACCATTTGGATCTACTAACATGTATTCGTATTTTCATAAGTGCGCTCACGTGATTTGGTGATTAGTTagttttttatcgtttttctcCAATAATTATACTCCTTTCttgggtctttttttttttttgggtttttctttcacactcTTCGTTTCTTTCTTGCATTAATTCGCTTTTGCTCTTACTACACAATCGTTTTCTCTGCTTATCACCATGACATGATAATTTcagcaaaaaggggttttcgtttttcattttccatgtttttgtgtgatatatttttttccttctgtttttttttgtttgttttagcacATGGTTTTGTTGTAGATACTATTCCTATCGTACTCCGATACAAGCTGTGTTCgccctgtttgtttttcgttttttttctctcttttcttttcgcttaaTGTGCTTCGCCGCATTCTTccgcatttttaaaattgtttatcgTGAGAGGAAAGTGTATTTCTAAGAGTTGTGCTGGCCCGTACGCGGCTTGTAGGGATCTGtaagaaaagttttgttttgcctactATATATACTGTGagtggacaatacggcactggaccatcataatcaattgtaaataaatatacagtgagtgtgtgtgtgtgtgtgtgtgtgtgtgtgtgagagagagagagagtttgtGACGGGGTTATTGGAGCAGGAAATATTACcctaaatatatattttttgctcgtttttacTTTACTCTACCCACAAACGGTACTcagtatggttttttttctgttattttcaatatttcactACTATCGCGCATCGGCTTCCAGTTCAGCATGAGATAAGATAGTAACATGTTCCTAGAAGGAGGGTATTTTGGTAACATGTTGTGCTTTCATTCACGGTTACGCCGACACGTCGACCACATAATTGAGCAGTTCTTTCAAAGACGGGCGCTTGGGCGACAAGCCCCAAACCTTCCCGGC encodes the following:
- the LOC126562929 gene encoding uncharacterized protein LOC126562929, with amino-acid sequence MLRFSLYRLVVMVCVATIIYTAIRWCQILFGRADTESHHFQHTCNMTELYRQELEHLFERVHRLLVQHGLTHFLCYGTLWGQIRMTKMLPWREKAEFCVLNDELMRHEEARFIRNFYSSELQIHYLHSEGIYRIFAKEPTVVRHATPYVELVVFQLDETQGMYKRIGWKRRLLPPHCDWTPSLECFPINLLQGTLPKRPLGRYHYTVPMGGIELQKYHYPDNWWKDVKVRNCNLH